In the genome of Raphanus sativus cultivar WK10039 chromosome 4, ASM80110v3, whole genome shotgun sequence, one region contains:
- the LOC108828881 gene encoding F-box protein At1g61340 isoform X1 yields the protein MALGKKRIVAQKSNLKHRRGVEERGLGLELELAQYKKGFGMKRTLVSDTGDSIFTSPVRKISSKKLSSASCQSGELEDLHLDILVRIICGVEHEDLKQLFHVSKTVREATLIAKQLHFAYSTPRKTSVFQHSKFGLDKPFGLGDGYAYEIEAPGAPLQKRYRFRNKDDSGVSVALFK from the exons ATGGCATTGGGAAAGAAGAGAATCGTTGCCCAGAAATCGAACTTGAAGCATCGTCGTGGTGTGGAAGAAAGAGGATTAGGGTTAGAGTTAGAGTTGGCTCAGTACAAGAAAGGTTTTGGGATGAAGAGGACTCTGGTTTCAGACACTGGTGATTCGATTTTCACTTCACCAGTCAGGAAAATCTCATCGAAGAAGCTTTCGTCTGCAAGTTGTCAAAGTGGAGAGCTTGAAGATCTTCATCTAGATATTCTG GTGAGAATCATATGTGGCGTCGAGCAtgaagacttgaaacaactGTTTCATGTTTCAAAAACAGTAAGAGAAGCT ACATTAATCGCAAAGCAGTTACATTTCGCGTATAGTACACCTCGGAAAACCTCTGTTTTTCAACATAGCAAATTCGGTTTAGATAAACCGTTTGGTTTAGGTGATGGCTATGCTTATGAGATAGAAGCCCCGGGAGCCCCATTGCAGAAAAGGTACCGTTTCCGTAACAAGGACGATTCTGGAGTCTCAGTGGCTTTATTCAAGTAA
- the LOC108828881 gene encoding F-box protein At1g61340 isoform X2 — MALGKKRIVAQKSNLKHRRGVEERGLGLELELAQYKKGFGMKRTLVSDTGDSIFTSPVRKISSKKLSSASCQSGELEDLHLDILVRIICGVEHEDLKQLFHVSKTTLIAKQLHFAYSTPRKTSVFQHSKFGLDKPFGLGDGYAYEIEAPGAPLQKRYRFRNKDDSGVSVALFK; from the exons ATGGCATTGGGAAAGAAGAGAATCGTTGCCCAGAAATCGAACTTGAAGCATCGTCGTGGTGTGGAAGAAAGAGGATTAGGGTTAGAGTTAGAGTTGGCTCAGTACAAGAAAGGTTTTGGGATGAAGAGGACTCTGGTTTCAGACACTGGTGATTCGATTTTCACTTCACCAGTCAGGAAAATCTCATCGAAGAAGCTTTCGTCTGCAAGTTGTCAAAGTGGAGAGCTTGAAGATCTTCATCTAGATATTCTG GTGAGAATCATATGTGGCGTCGAGCAtgaagacttgaaacaactGTTTCATGTTTCAAAAACA ACATTAATCGCAAAGCAGTTACATTTCGCGTATAGTACACCTCGGAAAACCTCTGTTTTTCAACATAGCAAATTCGGTTTAGATAAACCGTTTGGTTTAGGTGATGGCTATGCTTATGAGATAGAAGCCCCGGGAGCCCCATTGCAGAAAAGGTACCGTTTCCGTAACAAGGACGATTCTGGAGTCTCAGTGGCTTTATTCAAGTAA
- the LOC108828932 gene encoding G-type lectin S-receptor-like serine/threonine-protein kinase At1g61360, whose product MGIVVCLLLITTLFLNSGYAAISSLSPLSVGQTLSSPGGSFELGFFSTNNSGNQYVGIWFQKVTPRVIVWVANRENPVSSPTASLTISSNGSLVLLDGKQDHVWSSEGDLTSNKCRAELLDTGNLVLVDNVTGDYLWQSFEHPGDTMLPLTSLMYDTPHNKKRVLTSWRSETDPSPGDFVAEITPQVPSQGVIWKGSSPYWRSGPWAGTRFTGIPEMDESYINPLGMVQDVVNGTGVFAFCVLRNFNLSSIKLTSKGSLRIERYEGTKWIKHFEGPVSSCDLYGTCGPFGLCVRSETPTCQCLKGFEPKSDDEWRSRNWSRGCVRRTDLSCQESSSPETQGKERDVFYHVSNVKPPDSYELASFSNGEQCHQGCLRNCSCTAFSFIKGIGCLLWDRELLDTVKFTAGGETLSLRLAHSELTGSKRIKVITIATLSLSIWLILVLAAYVCWRYRMKQNDSSIVSKENVEGSWKSDLESQHVSGLNFFEIQTLQTATNNFNVSNKLGQGGFGTVYKGKLHDGKEIAVKRLSSSSVQGKEEFMNEIKLISKLQHRNLVRLLGCCIDGEEKLLVFEYMVNKSLDTFLFDLKKKLEIDWPKRFNIIQGIARGLLYLHRDSLLRVVHRDLKVSNILLDEKMNPKISDFGLARMFHGKQHQDSTGSVVGTLGYMSPEYAWTGTFSEKSDIYSFGVLMLEIITGKEISSFSYGKDGKNLLSYAWESWSETRGLNLLDEDLADSDDSVNTFEVGRCVHIGLLCVQHQAIDRPNIKQVVSMLTSSTDLPKPTQPMFVLDTSDEDSSVSQHSNGLFSVDESKSSKGLNSSN is encoded by the exons ATGGGTATAGTTGTGTGCTTGCTTTTGATAACAACCTTGTTTTTAAACTCTGGCTATGCAGCTATAAGCTCTTTGAGTCCTTTGTCAGTAGGGCAAACTCTCAGCTCTCCTGGCGGATCTTTTGAGCTAGGCTTCTTCAGTACCAACAATTCTGGGAATCAGTACGTTGGAATCTGGTTCCAGAAAGTCACTCCTCGGGTTATTGTCTGGGTGGCTAACAGAGAAAATCCAGTCTCCAGCCCCACGGCGAGTCTCACAATCAGCAGCAATGGAAGTCTTGTCTTGCTTGATGGCAAGCAAGATCATGTGTGGTCATCGGAAGGAGATCTCACGTCTAACAAGTGTCGTGCTGAGCTTTTAGACACCGGAAATCTTGTCCTCGTGGATAACGTTACTGGAGACTATTTGTGGCAGAGTTTTGAGCATCCTGGTGATACTATGCTACCACTCACATCTCTGATGTATGATACTCCTCACAACAAGAAACGTGTGTTGACTtcgtggagaagtgagactgatCCATCACCTGGGGATTTTGTAGCTGAGATCACCCCACAAGTGCCCTCGCAAGGCGTTATATGGAAAGGCTCGTCACCTTATTGGAGAAGCGGACCTTGGGCGGGAACAAGGTTCACTGGGATACCAGAAATGGatgaatcatatataaatcCACTGGGTATGGTTCAAGATGTAGTCAACGGCACAGGAGTTTTTGCGTTTTGTGTACTGAGAAATTTCAATTTGTCATCCATCAAGCTAACGTCAAAGGGGTCATTGAGGATTGAACGGTACGAGGGAACCAAATGGATTAAGCACTTTGAAGGTCCGGTAAGCTCATGTGATCTTTATGGTACATGTGGACCTTTTGGTTTGTGTGTGAGATCCGAGACTCCAACGTGCCAATGCTTGAAAGGGTTTGAGCCAAAGTCAGATGATGAGTGGAGAAGCCGGAACTGGAGTCGTGGATGTGTGAGACGCACAGACTTATCTTGTCAAGAAAGCTCCTCTCCAGAAACGCAGGGGAAAGAAAGAGACGTCTTCTATCATGTTTCCAACGTAAAGCCTCCAGATTCTTACGAATTAGCAAGCTTTAGCAATGGAGAACAGTGCCACCAGGGCTGTCTAAGGAACTGTTCTTGCACAGCCTTTTCATTTATCAAAGGAATAGGATGTTTGCTGTGGGACCGGGAGCTATTAGACACCGTAAAATTTACTGCCGGAGGAGAGACTCTTTCCCTTCGTCTTGCACACTCTGAACTGA CTGGAAGCAAGCGAATCAAGGTTATCACAATTGCAACTCTCAGCCTCTCTATTTGGTTGATCTTGGTGCTTGCTGCATATGTGTGTTGGAGATACAGAATGAAACAAAATG ATTCAAGTATTGTTTCCAAGGAAAATGTAGAAGGCTCTTGGAAGAGTGATTTGGAATCACAACATGTCTCAGGTTTAAACTTCTTTGAGATTCAAACCCTACAGACCGCCACAAACAATTTCAACGTGTCAAATAAACTTGGTCAGGGTGGGTTCGGTACGGTTTATAAG GGGAAGCTTCACGATGGGAAGGAAATAGCAGTGAAGCGTCTTTCTAGCAGCTCTGTTCAGGGTAAAGAAGAGTTCATGAACGAGATCAAACTTATCTCAAAACTACAGCACAGAAACTTGGTTCGGCTTTTGGGATGCTGCATTGATGGAGAAGAGAAGTTATTAGTCTTTGAATATATGGTGAACAAAAGCCTTGATACTTTTCTCTTTG atttgaagaagaagcttgagATTGATTGGCCTAAGAGATTCAATATCATTCAAGGAATTGCTCGTGGACTTCTCTATCTCCACCGTGACTCATTACTCAGAGTTGTTCACCGTGATCTGAAGGTCAGCAACATTCTACTGGATGAGAAAATGAACCCAAAGATATCGGATTTTGGGTTGGCTCGAATGTTTCATGGGAAGCAACATCAAGACAGCACTGGCAGTGTTGTAGGAACTCT AGGATACATGTCTCCCGAGTATGCTTGGACAGGGACGTTCTCTGAGAAATCTGACATTTACAGCTTCGGAGTTCTGATGCTCGAAATCATCACTGGCAAAGAGATTTCAAGCTTTAGCTATGGGAAAGATGGCAAAAACCTTCTCTCATAC GCATGGGAATCTTGGAGCGAAACCCGAGGACTGAATCTACTGGATGAAGATCTTGCTGATTCTGATGATTCAGTTAATACATTTGAAGTAGGGAGATGTGTTCATATTGGTTTGCTCTGTGTTCAACATCAAGCTATTGATAGACCAAACATCAAACAAGTTGTGTCGATGCTGACATCATCAACCGATCTTCCTAAGCCAACACAACCAATGTTTGTATTGGACACAAGCGATGAGGATTCTTCTGTGTCTCAACACTCCAATGGTCTCTTCTCTGTTGATGAAAGCAAATCTTCTAAGGGGCTAAATTCTTCCAATTGA